From a single Populus trichocarpa isolate Nisqually-1 chromosome 17, P.trichocarpa_v4.1, whole genome shotgun sequence genomic region:
- the LOC18110744 gene encoding cytochrome P450 81C13 translates to MLTNNLHFTMDYMYYCLAFFLSSFLVFKLVFQRSRNLPPSPFRFPIIGHLHLVTKPPMHKVLAILSNKCGPIFTLKLGSKNIVAVCSLSAAEECFLKNDIVFANRPQSIFFHYWSYNYAAFLFAPYGHLWRTLRRFSVTELFSRSCLDRSTAITEEVRTLLRLILSKVSDDGAKNVDLNYFFTITSLNVIMKMIAGKKWVEEEKAACIDSGKQCLEDVQKIFPSNTGTILKWVGYKVKEESVIKVFKERDEFLQGLIEEVKRKETSSVTSNPAAEGVKDQKTVIGSLLALQKSDPELYTDEVVKGTMATFYLAGVDTVDFTTEWAMTFLLNHPERLERVKAEIDREVGHERLVQESDLPKLRYLRCVVNETLRLYPPAPLLLPHAPSEDCTIGGYEIPRGTIVMVNVWAIHRDPKLWEDPESFKPERFEGLNNEGEKQGFIPFGIGRRACPGNHMAMRRVMLALAALIQCFEWERVGQELIDMSIVKALISVQKAKPLEATCTPRPFTTSLISPP, encoded by the exons ATGCTTACAAATAATTTGCACTTCACCATGGACTACATGTACTACTGCCTTGCTTTCTTCCTCTCCAGCTTTCTTGTATTCAAACTTGTATTCCAACGTTCCCGCAACTTACCGCCAAGTCCTTTCCGTTTTCCGATCATAGGCCATCTCCACCTTGTCACGAAGCCACCAATGCATAAAGTGCTAGCAATTCTTTCAAATAAATGCGGCCCAATTTTTACTCTTAAATTAGGCAGCAAAAACATTGTTGCTGTTTGTTCTTTATCAGCTGCTGAAGAATGTTTCCTCAAGAATGATATAGTTTTTGCCAACAGGCCTCAGAGCATATTTTTCCATTATTGGAGCTACAACTACGCTGCCTTTTTATTTGCTCCGTATGGCCATCTCTGGCGGACGCTGAGACGTTTCTCAGTCACTGAACTGTTTTCTCGAAGCTGCCTCGATAGGTCAACTGCCATTACTGAAGAAGTTCGCACCCTTCTCCGCCTAATTCTGTCCAAAGTCTCTGATGATGGAGCCAAGAATGTGGACTTGAATTATTTCTTCACAATCACCTCTCTCAATGTAATTATGAAGATGATTGCTGGAAAGAAGTGGGTGGAAGAGGAGAAGGCTGCCTGTATCGATTCAGGAAAGCAGTGTCTTGAGGATGTCCAAAAGATATTCCCTTCAAATACAGGGACCATTTTGAAATGGGTTGGCTACAAGGTGAAGGAGGAGAGTGTGATAAAGGTGTTTAAAGAGAGGGATGAATTCTTGCAGGGATTGATAGAAGAGGTGAAACGAAAGGAAACAAGTTCAGTGACAAGTAATCCTGCTGCTGAAGGAGTGAAGGATCAGAAAACTGTGATTGGAAGTCTATTGGCCCTCCAAAAATCAGACCCTGAATTGTATACGGATGAAGTTGTCAAGGGTACCATGGCG ACATTCTATTTGGCGGGAGTAGATACAGTAGATTTCACTACAGAATGGGCAATGACATTTCTGCTGAACCATCCAGAGAGATTAGAGAGGGTGAAAGCAGAGATTGACAGGGAAGTCGGACATGAGCGCTTGGTACAAGAGTCTGATCTTCCCAAGCTAAGATATCTCCGTTGTGTCGTTAATGAGACCCTTCGTTTGTATCCTCCAGCCCCACTTTTGCTGCCTCATGCACCATCTGAAGACTGCACGATAGGTGGATACGAGATACCACGAGGCACGATTGTGATGGTGAATGTATGGGCCATACATCGGGATCCCAAGTTGTGGGAAGATCCTGAGAGCTTCAAGCCGGAGAGATTTGAAGGTCTTAATAATGAAGGGGAAAAACAAGGATTCATCCCATTCGGTATTGGGAGAAGGGCTTGCCCTGGAAATCACATGGCCATGCGCAGAGTGATGCTGGCATTGGCTGCACTTATTCAGTGCTTTGAATGGGAAAGAGTCGGACAGGAACTGATAGATATGAGCATAGTAAAAGCTCTTATCTCTGTACAAAAGGCTAAGCCTTTGGAGGCTACTTGTACTCCACGCCCTTTCACAACTAGTCTCATCTCTCCACCCTAA